In the genome of Amia ocellicauda isolate fAmiCal2 chromosome 3, fAmiCal2.hap1, whole genome shotgun sequence, one region contains:
- the LOC136746713 gene encoding odorant receptor 131-2-like produces MTNVSLVWNSLTQRQDIKVTMNWTWMLRMFIVLSTCFFFISVNGMMLFVLRSKPSFRETPRYILFTHMLLNDAIQLLTSMLLYTLALLYLCLVRAVCAVIVLLSSTTFYNAPLNLAVMALERYIAICFPLRHSEMATPQRTGVAITVVWFLGSVNHLIDIFVALITEPSFLLTPVYCTREQIFMFKWQADAYQGFTAFYFVSVGLILVFTYVAIMLEARSVSSDKASVTKARNTVLLHTIQLCLCLTSFLYGVIEALLARMDASVFIHLRYMNFIVLLILPRCLSPLIYGLRDESLKPVFKYYLNCGSKKVKPGRNI; encoded by the coding sequence ATGACAAATGTTTCATTAGTTTGGAATAGCCTAACACAGCGACAAGACATCAAGGTCACCATGAATTGGACGTGGATGCTGAGAATGTTCATTGTTCTCTCAACTTGCTTTTTCTTCATCTCTGTGAATGGCATGATGCTGTTCGTCCTGAGGAGCAAGCCCTCTTTCAGAGAGACCCCCCGCTACATCCTGTTCACCCACATGCTCCTCAACGACGCCATTCAGCTGCTGACCAGTATGTTACTGTACACCCTTGCCTTGCTGTATCTGTGCCTTGTCAGGGCTGTGTGTGCAGTCATTGTACTACTGTCCAGCACCACCTTCTATAACGCACCTCTAAACCTTGCTGTGATGGCTCTTGAACGCTACATAGCTATCTGCTTCCCACTGCGGCACAGTGAGATGGCTACCCCTCAAAGAACTGGAGTTGCCATTACTGTGGTTTGGTTTCTTGGCTCTGTAAACCACCTCATTGATATATTTGTTGCTCTGATCACAGAACCCTCTTTTTTACTGACACCTGTGTATTGCACACGTGAACAGATTTTCATGTTTAAATGGCAGGCCGATGCCTATCAAGGATTcacagctttttattttgtgtctgtGGGACTCATTCTGGTGTTCACGTATGTTGCAATCATGCTGGAGGCCAGGTCTGTCTCCTCTGACAAAGCTTCAGTGACCAAGGCCCGCAATACAGTGTTACTGCACACAATCCAGCTGTGCCTGTGCCTCACCTCCTTCCTGTACGGAGTGATAGAAGCCCTGCTGGCAAGGATGGATGCGTCTGTTTTCATTCACCTGCGGTACATGAACTTCATTGTTCTCCTCATTCTCCCCAGATGTTTAAGTCCACTAATATATGGTTTAAGGGATGAGAGTTTAAAGCcagtttttaaatattacttAAATTGTGGTAGCAAGAAAGTAAAGCCTGGaagaaacatttaa